From Kineosporia succinea, the proteins below share one genomic window:
- a CDS encoding cysteine hydrolase family protein, which translates to MTTVPRNRWTFEDGRVDLRRDTPPPRPLEVAARPAPLTADLTRSALVVVDMQNDFCTPGGWLDGIGVDVSPLAQAVTALQQLVPAARAAGMPVVWVNWGNRLDRANLPPGVAHVYDPQGLGVGIGSEMPNGSRVLTRDSWGAALVDGLVREPGDIDVDKYRMSGFWDTPLESILRNLRVDTLFLAGVNSDQCVYATLIDAACIGYDVVLVDGASATTSPAFCHDATLYNTRQCFGFSVESADLVSALAKETR; encoded by the coding sequence GTGACCACCGTACCGCGCAACCGATGGACCTTCGAGGACGGCCGGGTGGATCTGCGCCGCGACACCCCGCCACCGCGTCCGCTCGAGGTGGCCGCCCGGCCGGCCCCGCTGACCGCCGACCTGACCCGCAGCGCCCTCGTCGTCGTCGACATGCAGAACGACTTCTGCACCCCCGGCGGCTGGCTCGACGGTATCGGCGTCGACGTCAGCCCGCTGGCCCAGGCGGTCACCGCCCTGCAGCAGCTGGTTCCGGCCGCCCGCGCCGCGGGAATGCCCGTGGTCTGGGTGAACTGGGGCAACCGGCTCGACCGGGCCAACCTCCCGCCCGGGGTCGCGCACGTCTACGACCCGCAGGGTCTGGGCGTCGGCATCGGATCCGAGATGCCCAACGGCTCGCGGGTTCTCACCCGCGACAGCTGGGGCGCGGCCCTCGTCGACGGGCTGGTCCGGGAACCCGGTGACATCGACGTGGACAAGTACCGGATGAGCGGTTTCTGGGACACGCCGCTGGAGTCGATCCTGCGGAACCTGCGCGTGGACACGCTCTTCCTGGCCGGCGTCAACTCCGACCAGTGCGTGTACGCCACCCTGATCGACGCCGCCTGCATCGGATACGACGTGGTGCTGGTCGACGGCGCCAGCGCCACCACCTCCCCGGCGTTCTGCCACGACGCCACGCTCTACAACACCCGCCAGTGCTTCGGTTTCTCCGTCGAATCCGCAGATCTGGTATCCGCTCTCGCCAAGGAGACCCGATGA
- a CDS encoding cupin domain-containing protein: MTTPAPILRHLEDVVPQLISPQDTVKLALLAGPADGSPTSVFFEVWEPGGAQPVNAHEESTEIFVVLSGTGRAHSDEHVVDLKAGDVLVLHPESNHRIFNTSETDRLYAVTIMCNDDGAMPGGFAELVAGGTPTVWDGTDHAVLAGGA; encoded by the coding sequence ATGACCACCCCTGCCCCGATCCTGCGTCACCTCGAGGACGTCGTCCCCCAGCTGATCTCCCCGCAGGACACGGTCAAGCTGGCGCTCCTGGCCGGCCCGGCGGACGGGTCGCCCACGAGCGTGTTCTTCGAGGTCTGGGAGCCGGGCGGCGCGCAGCCGGTCAACGCCCACGAGGAGTCCACCGAGATCTTCGTGGTGCTGTCCGGCACCGGCCGGGCCCACAGCGACGAGCACGTGGTCGATCTCAAGGCCGGTGACGTGCTGGTGCTGCACCCGGAGTCGAACCACCGCATCTTCAACACCTCCGAGACCGACCGCCTCTACGCCGTGACCATCATGTGCAACGACGACGGCGCCATGCCGGGCGGTTTCGCCGAGCTGGTCGCCGGGGGCACGCCCACGGTGTGGGACGGTACCGACCACGCCGTGCTGGCGGGCGGCGCGTGA
- a CDS encoding creatininase family protein: MTQHPQYLTRLTTNGIDALDKSRAVVVQPIGAIEQHGPHLPVMTDAFVAEQVAARAATPDVWLLPPLSYGKSNEHVGWAGTISLDATTLYAVCRDLGRSLAASGFSRLAFVNGHGGNPSLLDVAARDIRVETGLMVFPVTTGRLGTPAGLDLPDAEFSIHGGHVETSIMLHLAPDTVHMDLAEPGGAHLPDLFPGELSLEDALPTAWVTDDLTTNGVIGDPTSATAETGAAIVGHWTTRLSAAYEQMATFAFRTA; this comes from the coding sequence GTGACCCAGCACCCCCAGTACCTCACCCGGCTGACCACCAACGGCATCGACGCGCTGGACAAGTCCCGCGCGGTCGTGGTCCAGCCGATCGGGGCGATCGAGCAGCACGGCCCCCACCTGCCCGTGATGACGGACGCGTTCGTCGCCGAGCAGGTGGCGGCCCGCGCCGCCACCCCCGACGTGTGGCTGCTGCCCCCGCTGAGCTACGGCAAGTCCAACGAGCACGTGGGCTGGGCCGGCACGATCAGCCTCGACGCCACCACGCTCTACGCCGTGTGCCGCGACCTCGGCCGCTCGCTGGCCGCCTCCGGCTTCTCCCGCCTGGCGTTCGTCAACGGTCACGGCGGCAACCCCTCGCTGCTCGACGTGGCGGCCCGGGACATCCGCGTCGAGACCGGCCTCATGGTCTTCCCGGTCACCACCGGCCGCCTCGGCACCCCGGCCGGCCTGGATCTGCCGGACGCCGAGTTCTCCATCCACGGCGGCCACGTCGAGACCTCGATCATGCTGCACCTGGCGCCCGACACGGTGCACATGGACCTCGCCGAGCCCGGCGGCGCGCACCTGCCCGACCTCTTCCCGGGCGAGCTCAGCCTGGAGGACGCCCTGCCCACCGCCTGGGTCACCGACGACCTGACCACGAACGGCGTCATCGGCGACCCGACGTCGGCCACGGCCGAGACCGGCGCCGCGATCGTCGGGCACTGGACCACGCGCCTGAGCGCCGCCTACGAGCAGATGGCCACGTTCGCCTTCCGCACCGCCTGA
- a CDS encoding phosphotriesterase family protein: protein MNVTTVLGEVPASGLGVVLPHEHLIANANAQWIVPSRDEDLAEYTRPYSVSMRGKVQTQPFSYRSAMQQLDFEVALEELLALGGGTVVDLGIPGFGRDHVALAALSRMSGVNIVMGCGEYVEPAHSPYVRYASPEMIRDVLLDELRVGVGTTGIRAGIIGEIGSGNPVTDAERKVLRGAALAQLETGVAINVHRTIFPDEMAGLEAVDLLLDAGVDPGKVIVSHCDERPESGFALEVARRGAWVELDTFGMEQWSVSARRPDGTYPRRAFDHHRIDMLLELAAAGFLEQTLISHDIAMKPQFTRHGGWGLTHIGNTVVPQLLALGLTDADITTLRVTNPRRALAG, encoded by the coding sequence GTGAACGTGACCACCGTCCTCGGTGAGGTTCCCGCGTCCGGTCTGGGGGTCGTCCTCCCGCACGAGCACCTGATCGCGAACGCGAACGCGCAGTGGATCGTGCCTTCCCGCGACGAGGACCTGGCCGAGTACACGCGGCCGTACTCGGTATCGATGCGGGGAAAGGTCCAGACGCAGCCGTTCTCGTACCGTTCGGCCATGCAGCAGCTGGACTTCGAGGTGGCGCTGGAGGAGCTGCTCGCTCTGGGCGGGGGCACCGTGGTCGATCTGGGCATCCCCGGTTTCGGGCGCGACCACGTGGCCCTGGCGGCGCTGTCGCGGATGAGCGGCGTGAACATCGTGATGGGCTGCGGCGAGTACGTGGAGCCGGCCCACTCCCCCTACGTGCGGTACGCCTCGCCCGAGATGATTCGCGACGTGCTGCTCGACGAGCTGCGCGTCGGGGTCGGCACGACCGGGATCCGGGCGGGCATCATCGGCGAGATCGGCAGTGGCAACCCGGTCACCGACGCCGAGCGCAAGGTGCTGCGCGGCGCCGCCCTGGCCCAGCTCGAGACCGGCGTCGCGATCAACGTGCACCGCACCATCTTTCCCGACGAGATGGCGGGCCTGGAAGCCGTCGACCTGCTGCTGGACGCCGGGGTGGATCCGGGCAAGGTGATCGTGAGCCACTGCGACGAGCGCCCGGAGTCCGGGTTCGCGCTCGAGGTCGCGCGGCGCGGTGCGTGGGTGGAGCTGGACACGTTCGGCATGGAGCAGTGGTCCGTCAGCGCCCGCCGCCCCGACGGCACCTACCCGCGCCGGGCGTTCGACCACCACCGCATCGACATGCTCCTCGAGCTGGCCGCGGCCGGGTTCCTGGAGCAGACCCTGATCAGTCACGACATCGCGATGAAGCCGCAGTTCACCCGTCACGGCGGCTGGGGACTGACCCACATCGGCAACACCGTCGTCCCTCAGTTGCTCGCCCTGGGCCTGACCGACGCCGACATCACCACGCTGCGGGTGACCAACCCGCGCCGGGCCCTGGCCGGTTGA
- a CDS encoding methylenetetrahydrofolate reductase C-terminal domain-containing protein, translated as MTDTTLPVAVCPKNMTVGPCGGVTEDLRCEIDSSMICALLTEPVRERVIVSERDLLASMPAPLVPGTPLSGLHSALMSGRFTVIAEINGADSADASGTVAAARDIAAVADVVSVTDHSGANVHMGNVAVSAHLALAGIEVMTTFGCRDRNRMALQGDLLGVSSLGVRNVLCVTGNHVRVGDSRDAKPVFDLDSPRLLAMADKLRSQGRYDNGREVEVRPEYLLGATAAPFAPPYDERPWHVLRKVRLGADFVISQHIFDAERWKSFLAGVNALRADEKPFWLLGGVAVLPNEPVARAVNAGLRGFSIPEALLKRLKQAKDPQQEGILIAAELVAELNAAEGVAGCLIAPVTGRQNALAASTEQRDLIAEVRKLAGVPA; from the coding sequence ATGACCGACACCACCCTGCCCGTGGCCGTCTGCCCCAAGAACATGACCGTGGGGCCGTGCGGCGGCGTGACCGAGGACCTGCGCTGCGAGATCGACTCCTCGATGATCTGCGCGCTGCTCACCGAGCCCGTGCGTGAGCGGGTGATCGTCAGCGAACGTGACCTGCTGGCCTCGATGCCCGCTCCCCTGGTGCCCGGAACCCCGCTCAGCGGGCTGCACTCCGCGCTGATGTCCGGCCGGTTCACCGTGATCGCGGAGATCAACGGCGCCGACTCGGCCGACGCCTCCGGCACGGTGGCCGCGGCCCGGGACATCGCCGCGGTGGCCGACGTGGTCTCGGTGACCGACCATTCCGGCGCCAACGTGCACATGGGCAATGTCGCGGTCTCGGCGCACCTGGCCCTGGCCGGTATCGAGGTGATGACGACCTTCGGCTGCCGCGACCGCAACCGCATGGCCCTGCAGGGAGACCTGCTGGGCGTCTCCAGCCTCGGCGTGCGCAACGTGCTGTGTGTCACCGGGAACCACGTGCGCGTGGGCGACAGCCGTGACGCCAAGCCGGTGTTCGACCTGGACTCGCCCCGGCTGCTGGCGATGGCCGACAAGCTGCGCTCACAGGGCCGGTACGACAACGGCCGCGAGGTCGAGGTCAGGCCGGAGTACCTGCTCGGCGCCACCGCCGCACCGTTCGCCCCGCCCTACGACGAGCGGCCCTGGCACGTGCTGCGCAAGGTCCGGCTCGGCGCCGACTTCGTGATCAGCCAGCACATCTTCGACGCCGAGCGCTGGAAGAGCTTCCTGGCCGGGGTGAACGCGCTGCGGGCCGACGAGAAGCCCTTCTGGCTGCTGGGTGGCGTCGCGGTGCTGCCGAACGAGCCGGTGGCCCGGGCGGTCAACGCCGGGCTGCGGGGTTTCTCGATCCCGGAGGCCCTGCTGAAGCGGCTGAAGCAGGCGAAGGACCCGCAGCAGGAGGGCATCCTGATCGCGGCCGAGCTCGTCGCGGAGCTGAACGCGGCCGAGGGGGTGGCCGGCTGCCTGATCGCGCCGGTCACCGGGCGGCAGAACGCGCTGGCCGCCTCGACCGAGCAGCGTGACCTGATCGCCGAGGTCCGCAAGCTGGCGGGGGTCCCGGCGTGA
- a CDS encoding amidohydrolase family protein, whose translation MRDVLIVNAHLIRDSTTLVPHGWMHVSQGRITALGAGTAPVLDGAEIIDAAGAFVAPGFVSTHSHLFTSASRGLGASEYLYGWASAMYAPTAGCTPEQIYWHTLHGALDVLANGVTTLFDFNDPRRPWAAMVDGRRQELPPLRPFEFGTAQIDAKVASGLRTVTAIQLESESGSAGESLENWTATVEHLRAQDRSLALDAAVYGAVQWADDPATAELEVRAMGDHHVLNQAHFLETPEHVELQRSKFAWYADAGALGPSMIFGHFVQTTPEIVAAVADSGSAVSWQPVANGRLGSGFADVTGLRAAGVRVGIGIDDQACTDLSDPWQAMRFGLFGTRAHRQDPTSLTPADVFAMATQQAADVLGIGDRVGSLDVGKYADFVVVDPRDPDVGPVRDPLASYVLSMSLRNLRSVYVGGRAVAHGSRSTHPLADECRRRVHDLA comes from the coding sequence ATGCGCGACGTTCTGATCGTCAACGCCCACCTGATCCGCGACAGCACCACGCTGGTGCCTCACGGCTGGATGCACGTGAGCCAGGGCCGGATCACGGCGCTGGGCGCCGGCACGGCCCCGGTGCTCGACGGCGCGGAGATCATCGACGCCGCAGGTGCCTTCGTGGCACCCGGTTTCGTCTCGACGCACAGCCACCTGTTCACCAGCGCCTCACGGGGCCTGGGCGCGAGCGAGTACCTGTACGGCTGGGCCAGTGCGATGTACGCGCCGACGGCCGGCTGCACACCCGAGCAGATCTACTGGCACACCCTGCACGGCGCGCTCGACGTGCTGGCCAACGGCGTCACCACGCTGTTCGACTTCAACGACCCCCGCCGGCCCTGGGCCGCGATGGTCGACGGACGCCGTCAGGAGCTCCCGCCGCTGCGGCCGTTCGAGTTCGGCACCGCCCAGATCGACGCCAAGGTGGCCAGCGGGCTGCGCACCGTCACGGCGATCCAGCTGGAGTCCGAGAGCGGTTCCGCCGGGGAGTCCCTCGAGAACTGGACGGCCACCGTCGAGCACCTGAGGGCGCAGGACCGGTCCCTCGCCCTCGACGCCGCGGTGTACGGCGCGGTGCAGTGGGCCGACGACCCGGCCACCGCCGAACTGGAGGTGCGTGCGATGGGCGACCACCACGTCCTCAATCAGGCGCACTTCCTGGAGACCCCCGAGCACGTGGAGCTGCAGCGCTCGAAGTTCGCCTGGTACGCCGACGCCGGGGCGCTCGGCCCCTCGATGATCTTCGGGCACTTCGTGCAGACCACCCCCGAGATCGTGGCCGCGGTGGCCGATTCAGGCTCGGCGGTCTCGTGGCAGCCGGTGGCGAACGGACGCCTCGGGTCGGGTTTCGCGGACGTCACCGGCCTGAGGGCGGCCGGGGTGCGGGTCGGGATCGGCATCGACGACCAGGCCTGCACCGACCTGTCGGACCCCTGGCAGGCCATGCGTTTCGGGTTGTTCGGCACCCGCGCCCACCGGCAGGACCCGACGTCCCTCACCCCCGCCGACGTGTTCGCCATGGCCACCCAGCAGGCGGCCGACGTGCTCGGGATCGGCGACCGGGTGGGCAGTCTCGACGTGGGCAAGTACGCCGACTTCGTCGTCGTCGACCCGCGCGACCCCGACGTCGGGCCGGTGCGCGACCCGCTCGCCTCCTACGTGCTGTCGATGAGCCTGCGCAACCTGCGCTCGGTGTACGTGGGCGGCCGGGCCGTCGCGCACGGGTCCCGCTCCACCCATCCCCTGGCCGACGAGTGCCGTCGGCGCGTCCACGACCTGGCCTGA
- a CDS encoding GntR family transcriptional regulator, giving the protein MTEVTSRLRAVWADAARSRMPLPPEKDLAVQLGVSRPTLREALARMEAQGLIRRDAHRGTFPNVVALDLGLRIDESFEFSAGISEAGFEPSIQLISSGWIRMDAELAGRHSLPEGTVAFEMTKRWCAGGTPVMYAIDHIPMTRESVALPDARTSIFQLVRDLRGETVEWESARLRARSATAQDGDMLLAEAGKPLIQLDITGVSRSGEVLYVAQEVHRDDVIPYHLVRSSR; this is encoded by the coding sequence ATGACCGAGGTGACGAGCAGGCTGCGGGCCGTGTGGGCCGACGCCGCGCGTTCCCGCATGCCGCTGCCGCCGGAGAAGGACCTGGCCGTCCAGCTGGGGGTCAGCCGTCCCACGCTGCGAGAGGCCCTGGCCCGCATGGAGGCGCAGGGCCTGATCCGGCGCGACGCGCACCGGGGCACGTTCCCCAATGTCGTCGCGCTCGACCTGGGCCTGCGCATCGACGAGAGCTTCGAGTTCTCGGCCGGTATCTCCGAGGCCGGGTTCGAGCCGTCGATCCAGCTCATCAGTTCCGGCTGGATCCGGATGGACGCGGAACTGGCCGGGCGGCACTCGCTTCCGGAGGGCACGGTCGCGTTCGAGATGACCAAACGCTGGTGCGCCGGCGGTACCCCGGTGATGTACGCGATCGACCACATCCCGATGACCCGCGAGTCGGTGGCCCTGCCCGACGCCCGCACCTCGATCTTCCAGCTGGTGCGCGACCTGCGCGGCGAGACGGTCGAGTGGGAGTCGGCGCGGCTGCGAGCCCGCTCGGCCACCGCGCAGGACGGCGACATGCTGCTGGCCGAGGCCGGGAAACCCCTGATCCAGCTGGACATCACCGGCGTCTCGCGCAGCGGCGAGGTGCTGTACGTGGCGCAAGAGGTGCACCGCGACGACGTCATCCCGTACCACCTGGTGAGGAGCTCGCGATGA
- a CDS encoding BMP family ABC transporter substrate-binding protein yields the protein MRVGVLLPPPEVAGGFADGARTAVHHVLERGLDLDVRPGYTGEPDASWDAVLCHGVQYREWLTEHRGALRAVLTDRPTDVTGLEGITLVDWGWHEAAYEAGRFAARQAAGAPVGLVAGPAVLTQRRFGQAFTEGAYENGHTAAISVVHVRAFDDVGGGRRAGEVLAGELNCAVVAHAADSAGEAACTAARDLGARTIGFIEPLNHHAATVHSDIGGVLGHLLEALTTGAALPEIYECGIGTGHLALVTEATR from the coding sequence ATGAGGGTCGGAGTGCTCCTGCCCCCGCCCGAGGTGGCCGGCGGCTTCGCCGACGGGGCCCGCACCGCCGTCCACCACGTCCTCGAACGTGGTCTGGATCTTGACGTTCGGCCCGGATACACGGGAGAGCCGGATGCGAGCTGGGACGCGGTGCTGTGCCACGGCGTGCAGTACCGGGAATGGCTCACCGAGCACCGCGGCGCGCTGCGGGCCGTCCTGACCGACAGGCCCACCGACGTCACCGGTCTCGAGGGCATCACCCTGGTCGACTGGGGATGGCACGAAGCCGCCTACGAGGCGGGACGGTTCGCCGCCCGGCAGGCCGCGGGAGCCCCGGTCGGTCTCGTCGCCGGACCGGCCGTGCTCACGCAGCGCCGGTTCGGGCAGGCCTTCACCGAGGGCGCCTACGAGAACGGCCACACCGCGGCGATCAGCGTGGTGCACGTGAGAGCCTTCGACGACGTCGGGGGTGGGCGCCGGGCGGGTGAGGTCCTGGCCGGCGAGCTGAACTGCGCGGTGGTCGCCCATGCGGCCGACTCGGCGGGCGAGGCGGCCTGCACGGCCGCGCGTGACCTCGGCGCCCGCACCATCGGTTTCATCGAGCCGCTGAACCACCACGCGGCCACGGTGCACAGCGACATCGGCGGAGTTCTCGGGCATCTGCTCGAGGCTCTGACGACCGGGGCAGCGCTGCCCGAGATCTACGAATGCGGAATCGGCACCGGGCATCTCGCCCTGGTGACCGAGGCGACCCGGTAG
- a CDS encoding ABC transporter ATP-binding protein — protein MEYPDGTVALEGVDLDVRPGQFVSVVGPSGCGKSTLLRLASRLEHHTSGEVAVDPHALAYVFQDATLLPWRSVKKNVALFCELRGDGKADIARRVQEAIDLVGLTGFENHYPHQLSGGMRMRASVARCLTVDPGVFLFDEPFGALDEISRQKLNDDLQTLFHAQKFAALFVTHSIAEAVYLSTEVVVMSGRPGRILDRVPVPFAYPRDPQIRYSEEFAHLCARVSQSLAGKEH, from the coding sequence ATGGAGTACCCGGACGGCACCGTGGCCCTCGAAGGGGTGGACCTGGACGTCCGTCCCGGGCAGTTCGTCTCCGTCGTCGGCCCCTCGGGCTGCGGCAAGAGCACCCTGCTGCGCCTGGCGTCCCGGCTCGAGCACCACACCTCCGGCGAGGTCGCGGTCGATCCGCACGCGCTGGCCTACGTGTTCCAGGACGCGACGCTCCTGCCCTGGCGCAGCGTGAAGAAGAACGTGGCCCTGTTCTGCGAGCTGCGCGGCGACGGCAAGGCCGACATCGCCCGCCGGGTGCAGGAGGCCATCGACCTGGTCGGGCTCACCGGGTTCGAGAACCACTACCCGCACCAGCTTTCCGGCGGCATGCGGATGCGGGCCAGCGTGGCCCGCTGCCTGACCGTCGACCCGGGCGTCTTCCTGTTCGACGAGCCGTTCGGGGCGCTCGACGAGATCAGCCGGCAGAAGCTCAACGACGACCTGCAGACCCTGTTCCACGCGCAGAAGTTCGCGGCGCTGTTCGTCACCCACTCGATCGCCGAGGCCGTGTACCTGTCCACCGAGGTGGTCGTGATGTCGGGCCGGCCCGGCCGGATCCTCGACCGGGTGCCGGTGCCGTTCGCCTACCCCCGTGACCCGCAGATCCGCTACTCCGAGGAGTTCGCGCACCTGTGTGCGCGCGTCTCCCAATCGCTCGCCGGCAAGGAGCACTGA
- a CDS encoding ABC transporter permease codes for MSTDTVKAVSVAPPAVKSARARRKNSYLADFGLPLAVLALIIGFAYFVTYVVLSEDRRFLLPPLHEVIRVSFLDADNRAQILEALWRTTVIAMVGLFFSVALGMVFAVVMASARWLERSLFPYAVVLQAIPILALVPLMGFWFGFGFTARVIVCVICSIFPIIANTLFGLQSVEPGHRDLFRLRGAKPGVVLSKLLIPAALPSVFTGLRISAGASVIGAIVGDTYFRQGEPGIGILIDLFRSRLQSEQLFGAIIASSLLGIVVFAFFTWLSRRLVGHWHASGRL; via the coding sequence GTGAGCACCGACACCGTGAAGGCCGTCTCCGTCGCGCCTCCCGCCGTCAAGAGCGCCAGGGCCCGCCGGAAGAACAGCTACCTGGCCGACTTCGGCCTGCCGCTGGCCGTGCTGGCACTCATCATCGGCTTCGCCTACTTCGTCACCTACGTCGTGCTCTCGGAAGACCGGCGGTTCCTGCTGCCGCCGCTGCACGAGGTGATCAGGGTGTCGTTCCTGGACGCCGACAACCGCGCCCAGATCCTCGAGGCGCTGTGGCGCACCACCGTGATCGCCATGGTCGGCCTGTTCTTCTCGGTCGCGCTGGGCATGGTCTTCGCCGTGGTGATGGCCTCGGCGCGCTGGCTCGAACGGTCGCTCTTCCCGTATGCTGTTGTTCTGCAGGCCATCCCGATCCTCGCCCTGGTGCCGCTGATGGGCTTCTGGTTCGGCTTCGGCTTCACCGCCCGGGTCATCGTGTGCGTGATCTGCTCGATCTTCCCGATCATCGCCAACACCCTGTTCGGCCTGCAGTCGGTCGAGCCCGGCCATCGTGACCTGTTCCGGCTGCGCGGGGCCAAGCCCGGCGTCGTGCTCTCGAAACTGCTCATCCCGGCGGCCCTTCCGAGCGTGTTCACCGGCCTGCGGATCTCCGCCGGCGCCTCGGTGATCGGCGCGATCGTCGGCGACACCTACTTCCGCCAGGGCGAACCCGGCATCGGCATCCTGATCGACCTGTTCCGCTCCCGGCTGCAGTCGGAGCAGCTGTTCGGCGCGATCATCGCCTCGTCCCTGCTCGGCATCGTGGTCTTCGCCTTCTTCACCTGGCTGAGCCGGCGCCTGGTCGGCCACTGGCACGCGAGTGGGCGCCTGTAG
- a CDS encoding ABC transporter substrate-binding protein, with protein MPRIRNRALTGVAMTSVLVSLAACGGGSSDAGSDGQGVQVAASAAADSASYLADACPATVVMQADWNPESEHGALYQMLGGDVKIDTDKKRVTGTLVDTEGNDTGVKLEIRAGGPAIGYDSVTNQMYTDPDIMMGYVSTDDAMIAAGTKQPVTAVVAPTEISPTSIMWDPETYPDVKTIADVKKAGIKVRYTNGLAYMDYLTSTGKLSADQVDGSYDGSPGNFVADAGKAAQQGYASAEPYLYKNEISQWGKELAYDLVANSGYQIYVQALSMPSEKVAENSACLKKLVPIIQAAQIDFLNDPADANALIVKLVEEYDTGWQYSAGVADYSVKTQKDLGIVSNGPDSTLGNMDMDRVQKLIDEMQPILSGKGVDVPADLKAEDIATNEFVDMSIGL; from the coding sequence ATGCCCAGAATCCGTAACCGCGCCCTCACCGGTGTGGCCATGACCTCCGTCCTGGTCTCCCTCGCCGCCTGCGGCGGGGGCAGCTCCGACGCCGGCTCCGACGGTCAGGGCGTCCAGGTCGCGGCCTCCGCGGCCGCCGACTCGGCCAGCTACCTGGCCGACGCGTGCCCCGCCACCGTGGTCATGCAGGCCGACTGGAACCCCGAGTCCGAGCACGGCGCGCTGTACCAGATGCTCGGCGGCGACGTGAAGATCGACACCGACAAGAAGCGCGTCACCGGCACCCTCGTCGACACCGAGGGCAACGACACCGGCGTGAAGCTCGAGATCCGCGCCGGCGGGCCCGCGATCGGCTACGACAGCGTGACCAACCAGATGTACACCGACCCGGACATCATGATGGGCTACGTCAGCACCGACGACGCGATGATCGCGGCGGGCACCAAGCAGCCGGTCACCGCCGTGGTCGCGCCCACCGAGATCAGCCCGACCTCGATCATGTGGGACCCGGAGACCTATCCCGACGTGAAGACGATCGCGGACGTGAAGAAGGCCGGGATCAAGGTCCGCTACACCAACGGCCTGGCCTACATGGACTACCTGACGTCGACCGGCAAGCTGTCCGCCGACCAGGTCGACGGCTCCTACGACGGCTCGCCGGGCAACTTCGTCGCCGACGCCGGCAAGGCCGCGCAGCAGGGCTACGCCAGCGCCGAGCCGTACCTGTACAAGAACGAGATCAGCCAGTGGGGCAAGGAACTCGCCTACGACCTGGTGGCGAACAGTGGCTACCAGATCTACGTGCAGGCGCTGTCGATGCCGAGCGAGAAGGTCGCGGAGAACTCGGCCTGCCTGAAGAAGCTGGTGCCGATCATCCAGGCCGCGCAGATCGACTTCCTCAACGACCCGGCCGACGCGAACGCGCTGATCGTGAAGCTGGTCGAGGAGTACGACACCGGCTGGCAGTACTCGGCCGGGGTGGCCGACTACTCGGTGAAGACGCAGAAGGACCTGGGCATCGTCTCCAACGGCCCGGACTCCACGCTCGGCAACATGGACATGGACCGGGTGCAGAAGCTGATCGACGAGATGCAGCCGATCCTGTCGGGCAAGGGCGTGGACGTGCCCGCCGACCTGAAGGCCGAGGACATCGCGACGAACGAGTTCGTGGACATGAGCATCGGGCTGTAA
- a CDS encoding GlsB/YeaQ/YmgE family stress response membrane protein has protein sequence MTFIWAIIAGLIVGLLARVVLPGKQNIPIWLTIVLGVIGAIIGNVLATALGVGDTNGIDWIRHILQIAAAAVLIAVVEPLYSRRSVR, from the coding sequence ATGACGTTCATCTGGGCCATCATCGCGGGTCTCATCGTCGGCCTTCTGGCCCGGGTCGTGCTGCCGGGCAAGCAGAACATCCCGATCTGGCTGACCATCGTGCTGGGTGTCATCGGCGCGATCATCGGTAACGTGCTGGCCACGGCTCTGGGCGTGGGCGACACCAACGGCATCGACTGGATCCGCCACATCCTGCAGATCGCGGCCGCCGCCGTGCTGATCGCCGTCGTGGAGCCGCTGTACTCGCGCCGCTCGGTGCGCTGA
- a CDS encoding RidA family protein, translating into MSTADQTPENRLAAAGIDLPAPVKPLANYVPATRTGNLVYTAGQLPLANGTLLAEGKVGAGVTPEQAHAAARQAAVNALAAVKGEIGELSRVVRVVKVVVFVASAPDFTAQPAVADGASSLLDVAFGEAGRHSRSAVGVCVLPRDAAVEVEIIVEVAS; encoded by the coding sequence ATGAGCACGGCCGACCAGACCCCCGAGAACCGCCTGGCCGCCGCCGGCATCGACCTGCCCGCCCCGGTGAAGCCGCTGGCCAACTACGTGCCCGCCACCCGCACCGGCAACCTGGTCTACACCGCCGGTCAGCTCCCGCTCGCGAACGGCACGTTGCTGGCCGAGGGCAAGGTCGGCGCCGGCGTCACCCCGGAGCAGGCGCACGCCGCCGCCCGTCAGGCCGCCGTGAACGCCCTCGCCGCGGTGAAGGGTGAGATCGGCGAGCTGTCCCGCGTCGTGCGGGTGGTCAAGGTCGTGGTGTTCGTGGCCAGCGCCCCCGACTTCACCGCCCAGCCGGCCGTGGCCGACGGCGCGAGCTCGCTGCTCGACGTCGCGTTCGGCGAGGCCGGGCGGCACTCGCGCAGCGCCGTCGGCGTCTGCGTCCTGCCCCGCGACGCGGCGGTCGAGGTGGAGATCATCGTCGAGGTCGCGAGCTAG